From Thermomonas sp. XSG, one genomic window encodes:
- a CDS encoding helicase HerA-like domain-containing protein, which yields MRTRSHRIRRPSRMTRAMDPIFVGKAITTETSGSAALNNVYLLPKYGNRHGLVAGATGTGKTVTLMTLAEGFSRIGVPVFLADVKGDVAGLAVPGTTNEKLQARIDQMGISDYRNEAAPVVFWDLWGKSGHPVRTTVSEMGPTLLGRILELNDTQSGVLDIVFKLADDRGLLLLDLEDLRALLGLIADERKDISTSYGLVSAPSIGAIQRALLRLEQEGAELFFGEPALELADLMRTTPDGRGVVNILAADQLILKPRLYSSFLLWLLSELFENLPEVGDLDKPKLVFVFDEAHLLFDDAPPALQQRIEQVVRLIRSKGVGVYFCSQFPDDVPANVLGQLGNRVQHALRAYTPRDQKAVRTAAETFVSNPDLDVAQAIGQLGTGEALVSMLLDKGVPMPVEKTLIAPPRCRMGAITDAERMQVRAGSPVGMKYDNRIDRDSAAELLAQKAEAKAVQAQAPAAKTAEADDGNGFGQTVKDALFGTKRRQGMIETMAKQTARTVGSQVGRQILRGLLGGIFGGKR from the coding sequence ATGCGCACGCGTTCGCATAGAATCCGGCGACCCTCCCGGATGACGCGCGCCATGGACCCCATTTTCGTCGGCAAGGCCATCACCACCGAGACCAGCGGCAGCGCGGCCTTGAACAACGTCTATCTGCTGCCGAAGTACGGCAACCGCCACGGGCTGGTGGCCGGCGCCACCGGCACCGGCAAGACGGTGACGCTGATGACGCTGGCCGAAGGCTTCAGCCGGATCGGCGTGCCGGTGTTCCTGGCCGACGTGAAGGGCGACGTGGCCGGGCTGGCGGTGCCGGGCACCACCAATGAGAAGCTGCAGGCGCGCATCGACCAGATGGGCATCAGCGACTACCGCAACGAAGCGGCGCCGGTGGTGTTCTGGGACCTGTGGGGCAAGTCCGGGCATCCGGTGCGCACCACCGTCAGCGAGATGGGCCCCACCCTGCTGGGCCGCATCCTGGAGTTGAACGACACCCAGAGCGGCGTGCTCGACATCGTGTTCAAGCTGGCCGACGACCGCGGCCTGCTGCTGCTCGACCTGGAGGACCTGCGCGCGCTGCTGGGCCTGATCGCCGACGAGCGCAAGGACATCAGCACCTCCTACGGGCTGGTCAGCGCGCCGTCGATCGGCGCCATCCAGCGCGCGCTGCTGCGGCTGGAACAGGAAGGCGCGGAGCTGTTCTTCGGCGAGCCGGCGCTGGAGCTGGCCGATCTGATGCGCACCACCCCCGACGGCCGCGGCGTGGTCAACATCCTCGCCGCCGACCAGTTGATCCTGAAGCCGCGGCTGTATTCCAGCTTCTTGCTGTGGCTGCTGTCCGAGCTGTTCGAGAACCTGCCGGAAGTGGGCGACCTGGACAAGCCCAAGCTCGTGTTCGTGTTCGACGAGGCGCACCTGCTGTTCGACGACGCCCCGCCCGCGCTGCAGCAGCGCATCGAACAGGTGGTACGGCTGATCCGCTCCAAGGGCGTGGGCGTGTACTTCTGCTCGCAGTTCCCCGACGACGTGCCGGCCAACGTGCTGGGCCAGCTCGGCAATCGCGTGCAGCACGCGCTGCGCGCCTACACGCCGCGCGACCAAAAGGCGGTGAGGACCGCCGCGGAGACGTTCGTCAGCAACCCGGACCTGGACGTGGCGCAGGCCATCGGCCAGCTGGGCACCGGCGAGGCGCTGGTGTCGATGCTACTGGACAAGGGCGTGCCGATGCCGGTGGAGAAGACCCTGATCGCGCCGCCGCGCTGCCGGATGGGCGCCATCACCGATGCCGAGCGCATGCAGGTGCGCGCCGGCAGCCCGGTGGGCATGAAGTACGACAACCGCATCGACCGCGATTCCGCCGCCGAGCTGCTGGCGCAGAAGGCCGAGGCCAAGGCGGTGCAGGCGCAGGCCCCGGCCGCGAAGACGGCGGAAGCGGACGACGGCAACGGATTCGGCCAGACGGTGAAGGACGCGCTGTTCGGCACCAAGCGCCGCCAGGGCATGATCGAGACCATGGCCAAGCAGACCGCGCGCACGGTGGGCAGCCAGGTGGGCCGGCAGATCCTGCGCGGCCTGCTGGGTGGCATCTTCGGCGGCAAGCGCTGA
- the greB gene encoding transcription elongation factor GreB → MGRWRPPAEKSTALITREGHDRLKAELDELWRVKRPEVVKALAAAAAEGDRSENAEYTYRKKQLGEIDRRVRYLSKRLEVLKVVDAAPSDREAVFFGAEVELENTASGELVRYRIVGPDETDAKLGWVSIDAPLARAMLKKRVDDEFEAPLPGGTVRYAIIEVAYPSA, encoded by the coding sequence ATGGGCCGCTGGCGTCCCCCCGCCGAGAAAAGCACGGCGCTGATCACCCGCGAAGGCCACGACCGGCTGAAGGCCGAGCTGGACGAACTGTGGCGGGTGAAGCGCCCGGAAGTGGTGAAGGCGCTGGCAGCAGCCGCCGCCGAGGGCGACCGCTCCGAGAACGCGGAATACACCTATCGCAAGAAGCAGCTGGGCGAGATCGACCGCCGCGTGCGCTACCTCAGCAAGCGGCTGGAGGTGCTGAAGGTGGTGGACGCCGCGCCGTCCGACCGCGAGGCGGTGTTCTTCGGCGCCGAGGTGGAGCTGGAAAACACCGCCAGCGGCGAGCTGGTGCGCTACCGCATCGTCGGCCCGGACGAGACCGACGCCAAGCTGGGCTGGGTCAGCATCGATGCGCCGCTGGCGCGGGCGATGCTGAAGAAGCGCGTCGACGACGAGTTCGAAGCACCGCTGCCGGGCGGCACCGTGCGTTACGCGATCATCGAAGTGGCCTACCCGTCCGCGTAG
- a CDS encoding DEAD/DEAH box helicase, translating into MSFESLGLAPALLRALADNNYTTPTPIQQQAIPLILAGHDVLGGAQTGTGKTAAFGLPMLQKLAEMPKPEGLHRPRVLVLTPTRELAVQVSENLRSYAKHLRLNVTALFGGVGMQPQVEAFRRGVDVLVACPGRLIDHLERGTCKLGNVQMLVLDEADRMLDMGFLPSIKRVMKHVPAQRQTLLFSATFEPRIKALALEFMKDPQQVQVAAQNTVIETISHHAHPVDGSKKRDLLIDILARRHTEQVLVFGKTKHGCNRLAEQLESAGLPALAIHGNKSQAARQKALNEFKSGKTRILVATDVAARGLDIPDLPLVINHDLPMVAEDYVHRIGRTGRNGATGEAISLVSPDEANLLRQIQKLLGREIAMEVVPGFEPSRSIRSDAKPFDNAPRSPRPARNRRPHGKPRTAEAHAHAGPKQPRDGRRGNAPGAGRRDSRQG; encoded by the coding sequence ATGTCGTTCGAATCCCTGGGCCTTGCGCCCGCGTTGCTGCGCGCGCTTGCCGACAACAACTACACCACCCCGACCCCCATCCAGCAGCAGGCGATCCCGCTGATTCTGGCCGGCCATGATGTGCTGGGCGGCGCCCAGACCGGCACCGGCAAGACCGCCGCGTTCGGCCTGCCGATGCTGCAGAAGCTGGCCGAGATGCCCAAGCCCGAGGGCCTGCACCGCCCGCGCGTGCTGGTGCTCACCCCCACCCGCGAGCTGGCCGTGCAGGTCAGCGAGAACCTGCGCAGCTACGCCAAGCACCTCCGCCTCAACGTTACCGCGCTGTTCGGCGGCGTCGGCATGCAGCCGCAGGTGGAAGCGTTCCGCCGCGGCGTGGACGTGCTGGTGGCCTGCCCGGGCCGCCTGATCGACCACCTCGAGCGCGGCACCTGCAAGCTCGGCAACGTGCAGATGCTGGTGCTGGACGAAGCCGACCGCATGCTCGACATGGGCTTCCTGCCGTCGATCAAGCGGGTCATGAAGCACGTGCCCGCGCAGCGCCAGACCCTGCTGTTCTCGGCCACCTTCGAGCCGCGCATCAAGGCGCTGGCGCTGGAGTTCATGAAGGACCCGCAGCAGGTGCAGGTGGCCGCGCAGAACACCGTGATCGAGACCATCAGCCACCACGCCCACCCGGTCGACGGGTCGAAGAAGCGCGACCTGCTGATCGACATCCTGGCCCGCCGCCACACCGAGCAGGTGCTGGTGTTCGGCAAGACCAAGCACGGCTGCAACCGCCTGGCCGAGCAGCTGGAAAGTGCCGGCCTGCCGGCGCTGGCGATCCATGGCAACAAGAGCCAGGCCGCCCGCCAGAAGGCGCTGAACGAGTTCAAGTCGGGCAAGACCCGGATCCTGGTGGCCACCGACGTGGCCGCGCGCGGACTCGACATTCCGGACCTGCCGCTGGTGATCAACCACGACCTGCCGATGGTGGCCGAGGATTACGTCCACCGCATCGGCCGCACCGGCCGCAACGGCGCAACCGGCGAAGCGATTTCGCTGGTGTCGCCGGACGAGGCCAACCTGCTGCGCCAGATCCAGAAGCTGCTGGGCCGCGAGATCGCGATGGAAGTCGTGCCGGGCTTCGAGCCTTCGCGTTCGATCCGCAGCGACGCCAAGCCGTTCGACAACGCGCCGCGCAGCCCGCGTCCCGCCCGCAACCGCCGTCCGCACGGCAAGCCGCGTACCGCCGAGGCGCATGCGCACGCCGGCCCCAAGCAGCCGCGTGACGGCCGCCGCGGCAACGCGCCGGGCGCCGGGCGCCGCGATTCGCGACAGGGCTGA